One Cicer arietinum cultivar CDC Frontier isolate Library 1 chromosome 8, Cicar.CDCFrontier_v2.0, whole genome shotgun sequence DNA segment encodes these proteins:
- the LOC105851376 gene encoding serine/threonine-protein phosphatase 7 long form homolog — protein sequence MIGGLLMPDKSNNRVHLKYLSLLGDLNKVSQYSWGSAVLATLYRELCLATKPGVISMGGCALLLQNWAWYRLSCVAPESPKPWIFPLAQRFNSGGLNFAKVPHNDVEGYRKTIDHMMVEEFYWRPYLGFQHEVSEEDRATWSACTYLLCYHIVEKHHTDRVTLQFGLHQQIPQPPEDMKSYHEVDMRRGIDDNWTWVWREEINHWNERHNYVLQGNIVQGVLCHSTEYMIWFRQHTKLFISVEQYLRDPRLQPPSYPRVQSTSQSTPQHQYTAGPSSSSPHIHVATEVPFYDPPPSQYYVPSVPEIPTPGYPTEDGLLYNLFGTQCTTPESAYAVFDSMYNQQSQNVMEPGGSGSNPSTAYIEENDQNDDEPKEPQLVQRARRVRRHRTCGTGGHLGGHH from the exons ATGATCGGAGGGTTATTGATGCCTGACAAATCCAACAACCGTGTACATCTAAAATATCTTTCACTATTAGGAGATTTAAACAAAGTATCCCAATATAGTTGGGGTTCAGCTGTTTTAGCTACACTTTATAGAGAATTATGCCTTGCAACGAAACCTGGTGTAATATCTATGGGAGGATGCGCATTATTGTTGCAAAACTGGGCATGGTATCGTTTGTCTTGTGTCGCTCCTGAATCTCCCAAACCATGgatatttccacttgcacagag GTTTAATTCTGGTGGTCTAAATTTTGCTAAAGTTCCTCATAACGACGTAGAAGGATATCgaaaaacaattgatcacatgatggttgaggaa TTTTATTGGAGACCTTATCTCGGGTTCCAACATGAAGTTTCAGAAGAAGATAGGGCCACTTGGAGTGCATGTACTTATCTACTCTGTtatcatattgttgaaaaacatCATACAGATAGGGTCACACTCCAGTTTGGTTTACATCAACAAATACCACAACCACCAGAGGACATGAAATCGTATCACGAGGTCGACATGAGGCGTGGGATTGATGATAATTGGACTTGGGTTTGGAGGGAAGAAATAAACCATTGGAATGAGCGCCATAATTACGTGTTGCAAGGTAACATCGTACAAGGTGTTTTATGTCATAGCACAGaatatatgatttggtttagaCAACACACCAAATTGTTTATATCTGTAGAACAATATCTTCGTGATCCCCGTTTACAACCGCCGTCATATCCTCGTGTGCAATCGACCTCCCAATCAACCCCACAACACCAATACACAGCAGGACCGTCTTCATCATCACCTCATATACACGTCGCTACTGAAGTTCCATTTTATGATCCACCACCATCTCAGTATTACGTTCCGTCGGTGCCAGAAATACCAACACCCGGTTATCCGACAGAAGATGGGCttctctataatttgtttggaactcagtgcacaactcctgagtcggcATATGCTGTATTTGATTCAATGTATAATCAACAATCCCAAAATGTAATGGAACCAGGTGGCAGTGGTTCTAATCCATCTACAGCTtacattgaagaaaatgatcaaaatgacgaTGAACCGAAAGAACCGCAACTTGTTCAGagagctagacgagttcgacgacaTCGTACATGTGGGACTGGgggtcatttaggtggacatcattga